The Vibrio sp. 10N DNA window TGTTTAACCGCAGCGTAAGAGAAGTCGTGATCGCGAGTATGGTCGATGTAATCGTCCAGCTCTTCAAGCTCAGCTTTCGTGTAGTCTTCAAGCAGGTGCGCGTCATACTTACCCATTTCAACCATTTTAGATACATGGTCGAACAGCGCTGGTGGCTCATACTGACCGTACGCTTTTTTGCGTAGGTGGAAGATAGCCAAGCGAGCTGCTAGGTATTGGTAATCCGGTGCATCTTCAGAGATAAGGTCTGCTGCAGACTTGATGATAGTTTCATGGATGTCTGACGTTGTAATGCCATCATAAAACTGGATGTGAGCCTTAAGTTCCACCTGTGACACAGAAACGTTATCTAGGCCTTCGGCAGCCCATGCGATTACGCGGTGGATTTTTTCAAGATCAATACTTTCTTTGCGGCCATTACGCTTGGTAACGGAAAGTTGCTGGTTCATTCTGAGGTGTTCCCTAACAAAACAATATGAAGCCTCGCTTTTATGAAATTTTGTTGAGTCTTAGCGAGAGCTTCGTGATCAATGTCACCCTACGGAAAGTGGCTTCCAACACAAGATGTAGGGGTCATTTAAACTACGAGTTACAAGATAGTGCTATAGAGCGAGATTTTCAAGTTCGGCGATTTGAGGAAACTGTGGATAACTAGGGGAAAGAAAAAAATACGTTAGTGGACACTTACCATGGAAGTTAGACCCGACTTAGTTGTACAAAAACACGTGCTCGCAGATCGGTTTCGTTTTAAACAATCTGAAAAAAAATTCCTTGATCTTTGGCAAGTTTTGGCTGTTATTGATGAGGTGATTAAAAGTGCGATTTCAGCACACAAAATCGACGAAAGTGTCTTGTTTTTGTAAACAGTTTGTGGCCGCTCGTTAACGTGATTTGTAGCACTAATTTGACGTCGAAAGATGGTTCGCCAAATTAGTGCTGCGACTACATGTAGTGTTTGACTAGTTCATGTACATGAACAGCTACAGTGACTTTTCGGTATAGACGATATAGTTAACGTCGACACGTTTGCCTAGCTTGTAGCTATCGGTGAGCGGGTTGTAGGATAGGCCAGTAATGCCTTTTTCAATCAGCTCGGTAGCATCAATCATCTTAATAAGCTCAGAAGGCTTGATGAACTTGTCATGGCTATGAGTGCCGTCTGGAACGATTTTAAGTAGTTTCTCAGCACCAACAATGGCAAACAAATAGGATTGTAGGTTGCGGTTAAGCGTAGAGAAGAACACTTGACCACCAGGCTTGACCAGTTTTGCACAAGAAGCAATCACGGATGCAGGATCCGGAACATGCTCAAGCATCTCCATACAGGTCACTACGTCGTATTTACCTGCGTTTTCAGCGGCATGGTCTTCGACTGTGCTTTGAACGTAGTCGAGTTTGGTACCAGTCTCTAGTGCATGCAGGCGTGCGACTTCCAGTGGCTCTTTGCCCATATCCAAACCAGTGACGTTAGCACCTTGCTTGGCCATGCTCTCAGCTAAGATACCACCACCACAACCGACATCGAGTACGGTCTTGCCGAAAAGGCCATTGGCTTTTTCCAGCACATAGTTAAGGCGCAGTGGGTTGATTTGATGCAGAGGTTTAAACTCGCCCTCTAGGTCCCACCAACGGCTTGCCATCTCTTCAAATTTTCTGATTTCGTCTAGATCGACGTTTTGTTGCTTATCCATCTGTGCCAATTCTCTGTTCCGACAATTCTGTGTTCCGGTAGATCTTAGTTCCGACCATTTTTTTGCTCCGGTATGGCGCGCAAGTATACCGCAATTTAAACTAGGAAAACCTACCTAGTGATCATAAATGGTGCATTTGTGGCTTCTGACCTACTTACCTAGAACCATTTGGGTGTTTTTTCACCATTTTTCAGAGTCATAGATTCAAAATGTGCAAATTGTGGACGTTTGAATCACAACCAAGGTCACAACCTGATAAAAGGGCAGGGAAAGTGATGCCGAACACACTATTCTTGTGTTATATTTTGTCACCTTATACGTATCGAATATACGATCAAACTATAGAGGGATATTGGCTCTATGAGCGATCTAGCTAAAGAGATCACGCCCGTAAACATTGAAGATGAGCTGAGAGGCTCATATCTCGACTACGCGATGTCAGTTATCGTGGGTCGTGCTCTTCCAGATGTGCGTGATGGCCTAAAACCAGTACACCGCCGCGTTTTGTTCGCGATGAATGTACTAGGTAATGATTGGAATAAACCATATAAAAAGTCTGCCCGTGTTGTCGGCGACGTAATCGGTAAATATCACCCACACGGTGATAGTGCTGTATACGACACTATTGTTCGTATGGCTCAGCCGTTCTCGCTTCGCTACATGTTGGTAGATGGTCAAGGTAACTTCGGTTCCATTGACGGCGATTCAGCGGCGGCAATGCGTTATACCGAAGTCCGCATGGCTAAAATCGCTCATGAGCTGTTAGCAGACCTAGACAAAGAAACCGTTGATTATGTTCCTAACTATGATGGAACAGAGCAAATTCCAGCGGTTCTGCCAACTAAGATTCCAAACCTACTAGTAAACGGTGCTTCTGGTATCGCGGTAGGTATGGCGACTAACATTCCTCCGCATAACTTGAATGAAGTTATCGATGGCTGTTTGGCGTACATCAAGAACGAAGACATCACGATTGATGAGCTCATGGATTACATCCCAGGCCCAGATTTCCCGACAGCGGCACTGATCAGTGGCCGTAAAGGCATCATCGATGCTTACAAGACGGGTCGTGGTAAGGTCTACATGCGTTCTAAAGCAGAGATCGAAGAAGACAAGAATGGCAAAGAAACCATTATTGTTACCGAGATCCCTTATCAGGTGAACAAAGCTCGCCTAATCGAAAAGATTGCAGAGCTTGTTAAAGATAAGAAAGTAGAAGGCATTAGCGCACTACGTGATGAGTCTGATAAAGACGGTATGCGCATTGTTATCGAATGTAAGCGTGACGCGGTAGGTGAAGTGGTTCTAAACAATCTGTATTCACAGACTCAGCTGCAAACGACGTTCGGCATCAACATGGTTGCCCTAAACAATGGTCAACCACAGCTGTTCAACCTTAAGGACATGCTGAAGTGCTTCGTTGATCACCGCCGTGAGGTTGTGACTCGTCGTACTATCTTCGAACTTCGTAAAGCAAGAGACCGTGCTCATATCCTTGAAGCGCTATCGCTAGCCCTTGCGAACATCGATGAAGTTATCGAACTTATCAAAAACGCACCAACCCCTGCTGAAGCGAAGGTCGGTCTAGTTTCTCGTGGTTGGGAGCTAGGTAGCGTAGCATCAATGCTAGAGCGTGCCGGTACTGACGCGGCTCGTCCAGATTGGCTAGAAGACCAATACGGTATCCGTGACGGTCTGTACTACCTAACTGAGCAACAAGCTCAAGCGATTCTAGAACTTCGCCTACACCGTCTAACTGGTCTAGAGCACGAGAAGATCCTAGATGAGTACAAAGCACTTCTAGAAGAGATTGCAGAATTAATGCACATCCTTGCAAGCACAGAGCGCTTGATGGAAGTGATCACCGAAGAGCTAGAAGAAGTTCAAGCAACTTACGGTGACGAGCGTCGCAGCGAAATTACGGCTGCCGTTCACGACATTGATATGGAAGAGCTGATCGCTCGTGAAGACGTAGTAGTTACTCTGTCTCACGAAGGTTACGTGAAGTATCAATACCTAAGCGACTACGAAGCTCAGCGTCGTGGTGGTAAAGGTAAGAGTGCAACTAAGATGAAGGATGAGGATTACATCGAGCGTCTGCTTGTTGCTAATACTCACGACAACATCTTGTGCTTCTCAACTCGCGGTAAGACTTACCGTCTGAAAGTATATCAATTGCCACAAGCGAGCCGTACAGCTCGTGGTAAGCCTATCGTTAACATTCTTCCACTAGAAGAAGGTGAGCGTATCACGGCTATCCTGCCAGTGTCTGAGTTCAGCGCTGATAAGTACATCTTTATGGCAACTGGCGACGGTACTGTGAAGAAGACATCACTGGATCAGTTCTCTAACGTGCGTTCTAACGGCCTAATCGCTGTGAACCTACGTGACGATGACTCGCTAATCGGTGTTGATATCACTAACGGCGACAGTGACGTGATGCTGTTCTCTAAGCAGGGTAAAGTGGTTCGCTTTAGCGAAGACAAAGTCCGTGCAATGGGTCGTACTGCGGCAGGTGTTCGCGGTATGAAGCTGGCTGACGATGACCAAGTTGTGTCTCTGATTGTTCCTTCAAACGAAGGTGATATTCTAACAGTGACGCAAAATGGTTACGGTAAGCGTACTGAGCTTGAAGAGTACCCAACTAAGGGTCGTGCAACACAAGGTGTGGTTTCAATCAAAGTCTCTGAGCGAAACGGTCCAGTTGTTGGCGCTGTCCAAGTTGAAGAAGGCGACGAAATGATGATGATCACCGATGCAGGTACGCTAGTACGTACTCGCGTTGCAGAGGTGAGCCAAGTCGGTCGTAACACTCAAGGTGTCACGCTAATCCGTACTGCTTCTGATGAGTCTGTAGTAGGTCTACAGCGCATCGATGAAGTGGAAGAGTTAGCAGAAGTTGAAGGTGAAGAGGGGACAGAAGGCGCAGTAGCAGATGCTGCAGCAACCGATGCTCCTGAAGCACCAGCAGCGGACGACGCTTCTGAAGAGTAATCAGATACTCGAATGATAGAAAACCTGCCTTATGGCAGGTTTTTTTTCGCTTGTCGTTTTAATGTCGATACAAGGTTCTTGTTAAGTTGTTGAAATAATTGAGATAATATGCTGGAATGGATTGATTTTATAGAATTGACCATCAATAATAGTGAACGAGGCTTTCTTGCCCAGATTGTTGTTAATTGAACTAAAAATGAAGGTGAGTTAAATGGATTTACCCGTTCAAGCGTATTTGTTGATAGGTTTCTTTGTCACTGTGATCCTAGTTATTGGTATAGGATATGCTCTCTATAGGTTTTACAAATAGTTAGAGTAGTCTCGCTATTTTTAGAATCATTACGAGACAAAAAGACCCGCTTGCGAACAAGCAGGTCTTTTTACTGTTATCGAGGGTGTGATTGCTATGGGTTAGCTTACCTTAAACTTCCCAATCGTCTTCTTAAGCTCTTCCATCATTTCAAGCTGTTTGTCGATTTTGCTTAGCATCTTGCGTGTGTCTGCCACGCTGTCTTCGGCCAGTTGATCCACAGACACGGTCTGCTGACTGATTTCACCGGAAGCGATGGCTTGCTCATTCACCATAGATGCGATCTCTTGAGACTGAGAGTCGATCATTTCCATCGTTTGATGAATTTCGCGTAGCTTATTGTCGACTTCCGCAATCATATCCACACCTTGCTCGGTTTTTGAGCGGCCAATGCGCAGAGAATCTACCGCGTTTGCCGCAGAGCTTTGTAGCGTGGCGATGATGCCTTCAATATCCACAGTAGACTCTTGAGTACGCTGGGCTAGGGTACGAACTTCGTCAGCAACGACTGCAAACCCACGTCCTTGCTCACCTGCACGAGCGGCTTCAATCGCGGCGTTGAGCGCGAGTAGGTTCGTTTGCTCCGCGACGCCTTTAATCACCTCAAGTACACTAGTGATTGCGGTGGCATTGTCATTAAGAACGGCAACTACTTCCTCAGATTTAGAGACATCTTGGTAGATGTCATTCATCAGAGTGCTTGCATCATGGGTTAATGTTTGGCTCTGCTGAGAATTCGTTGACGCATCCGAAGCATGTTGTTGCGCTGTCTGTGCATTGTCCGCAATGCCACTGATCGTTTGTGACATCTCCGTCGAAGCGGTGGCAATTTGCTCAATGTAGCTCTTTTGACGGCCAATGGTGTTGCCAAAGTGCTCAGCGATACGATGCAGTTCAATCGCATCGTTAGTGACTTGCTCAGTGGTTCGAAGGCTAAGCTGTGTAGTCTGCTGGATATCGTTGACAAAGATGTTAAACGAGCGACTCAGTTTGCCTAGCTCATCATCATGTTGGTATTCCAAACGTTGTGTTAGATCGCCTTCGCCTACAGCGATATTGTCCATAGCGGTGACAACATTGTTTAAAGGCTTAGTTAAGAAGCGATTAATGATGACCAACATGGCGATGCCGCTGATGATCAGCACCAACAGAATCACCGTGACTGTTCCCCAGAAAGTCGCTTGAATTGGCTCGCTAATTAAGGTCTCCGGCACCATGAAGCCAACACGCCAATCCAGTTCGAGAGTTGGGTCAGTAACGGCTTCCACAAATACTAGGTGAGGCTTACCGTTAAATGATACAGAACCAATGGTTTGTTGCTGGCGGCTGACTTGATTTTGAAGTTCGGCAAATCCAGAGGTATTGGCAAATACTTTGTCAATGTCGGCTAGAGTAGGCAGTGTCGACATGTCAATACGGTCTTGAGTATCGTTAAATGCGATGATGCCACCATCAGAAGCAATTAAAAAGCCAGTGCCAACACCTTGATAGCGCATTTTATCTATCAAGCCTTGCTTGATTTCTGTCCCTAGAATATCAATGCCTAAGACACCAATAAGTTGCTGCTTATTATCTTTCACCGTAGTTTTAATTGAAGTAACAATACTTTTATCGTTGGCATCAATTTGTGGTTTTGTAATGAAAAGGCGATCTTTTTCTAGTGCTTCAAACCACCAAGGTCGCTTGGTAGTGTAATAGTCAAGATTGTTATAACGACCGTTGAGATCGAAGTATTCATGAGTATTGGCTGGGGCGTAGAAAACCGATTTGATCAATGGATCGTGCTTTGAAATAGATTGAAAGGTATCAACAATCGACTGATAGGTAGGGTCGCTATCTATGTTAGAGCCCCGCTGAGTATAGTTGGCAAACCAGTTGTTAATAAACGGGTTTTCTGCCAAGGTTGTGACCACACGTGAGCGCTCGCGAAAGAACTCG harbors:
- the gyrA gene encoding DNA topoisomerase (ATP-hydrolyzing) subunit A; translation: MSDLAKEITPVNIEDELRGSYLDYAMSVIVGRALPDVRDGLKPVHRRVLFAMNVLGNDWNKPYKKSARVVGDVIGKYHPHGDSAVYDTIVRMAQPFSLRYMLVDGQGNFGSIDGDSAAAMRYTEVRMAKIAHELLADLDKETVDYVPNYDGTEQIPAVLPTKIPNLLVNGASGIAVGMATNIPPHNLNEVIDGCLAYIKNEDITIDELMDYIPGPDFPTAALISGRKGIIDAYKTGRGKVYMRSKAEIEEDKNGKETIIVTEIPYQVNKARLIEKIAELVKDKKVEGISALRDESDKDGMRIVIECKRDAVGEVVLNNLYSQTQLQTTFGINMVALNNGQPQLFNLKDMLKCFVDHRREVVTRRTIFELRKARDRAHILEALSLALANIDEVIELIKNAPTPAEAKVGLVSRGWELGSVASMLERAGTDAARPDWLEDQYGIRDGLYYLTEQQAQAILELRLHRLTGLEHEKILDEYKALLEEIAELMHILASTERLMEVITEELEEVQATYGDERRSEITAAVHDIDMEELIAREDVVVTLSHEGYVKYQYLSDYEAQRRGGKGKSATKMKDEDYIERLLVANTHDNILCFSTRGKTYRLKVYQLPQASRTARGKPIVNILPLEEGERITAILPVSEFSADKYIFMATGDGTVKKTSLDQFSNVRSNGLIAVNLRDDDSLIGVDITNGDSDVMLFSKQGKVVRFSEDKVRAMGRTAAGVRGMKLADDDQVVSLIVPSNEGDILTVTQNGYGKRTELEEYPTKGRATQGVVSIKVSERNGPVVGAVQVEEGDEMMMITDAGTLVRTRVAEVSQVGRNTQGVTLIRTASDESVVGLQRIDEVEELAEVEGEEGTEGAVADAAATDAPEAPAADDASEE
- the ubiG gene encoding bifunctional 2-polyprenyl-6-hydroxyphenol methylase/3-demethylubiquinol 3-O-methyltransferase UbiG translates to MDKQQNVDLDEIRKFEEMASRWWDLEGEFKPLHQINPLRLNYVLEKANGLFGKTVLDVGCGGGILAESMAKQGANVTGLDMGKEPLEVARLHALETGTKLDYVQSTVEDHAAENAGKYDVVTCMEMLEHVPDPASVIASCAKLVKPGGQVFFSTLNRNLQSYLFAIVGAEKLLKIVPDGTHSHDKFIKPSELIKMIDATELIEKGITGLSYNPLTDSYKLGKRVDVNYIVYTEKSL
- a CDS encoding methyl-accepting chemotaxis protein — its product is MRLMDSIAKKLVLAIATIMVTISIFASYFIVNQRSASVESQVTQEVQLVTEKTVRSIHEFFRERSRVVTTLAENPFINNWFANYTQRGSNIDSDPTYQSIVDTFQSISKHDPLIKSVFYAPANTHEYFDLNGRYNNLDYYTTKRPWWFEALEKDRLFITKPQIDANDKSIVTSIKTTVKDNKQQLIGVLGIDILGTEIKQGLIDKMRYQGVGTGFLIASDGGIIAFNDTQDRIDMSTLPTLADIDKVFANTSGFAELQNQVSRQQQTIGSVSFNGKPHLVFVEAVTDPTLELDWRVGFMVPETLISEPIQATFWGTVTVILLVLIISGIAMLVIINRFLTKPLNNVVTAMDNIAVGEGDLTQRLEYQHDDELGKLSRSFNIFVNDIQQTTQLSLRTTEQVTNDAIELHRIAEHFGNTIGRQKSYIEQIATASTEMSQTISGIADNAQTAQQHASDASTNSQQSQTLTHDASTLMNDIYQDVSKSEEVVAVLNDNATAITSVLEVIKGVAEQTNLLALNAAIEAARAGEQGRGFAVVADEVRTLAQRTQESTVDIEGIIATLQSSAANAVDSLRIGRSKTEQGVDMIAEVDNKLREIHQTMEMIDSQSQEIASMVNEQAIASGEISQQTVSVDQLAEDSVADTRKMLSKIDKQLEMMEELKKTIGKFKVS